The genomic segment AACTGTGGTTGTAAATCCGTGGGAAAACCCGGGTAGGGAAGTGTCTTTACATCCACGGAGCGGAGCCTATTTTCCGATTCTACCACGATGTCCCCTGTTGCAGTCTGTTCGATAGTCACCCCCGCCTCCGCAAGTTTGGCCACCAGTGGCTTGAGGTGATCGAAGACGACATTCTGGAGCGTGATCTTCCCGCCGGTGGCCGCCACGGCGATCATGAAGGTCCCCGCCTCGATACGGTCGGGAATAACATGGTGTCTTGTTCCCCCGAGGGATTCTACCCCCTCTATCTTCACCGTGGGCGTTCCGGCACCGCTGATAATCGCCCCCATGGAAGAAAGGAAATTTGCCAGGTCAACGATTTCCGGCTCAAGAGAAGCATTTTCAATCACCGTTACACCCCTGGCAAGGGTGGCAGCCATCATGATATTTTCCGTGGCCCCCACGCTGGGGTAATCCAGATAGACATGCGCGCCCCTCAATCCATCGGTAACCGCTTCAACATAGCCGTTACCAACGATAAATTCCGCTCCCAGAGCCGCCAGCCCTTTCCAGTGCAAGTCTATGGGCCGAACACCGATCGCACATCCTCCCGGCAAGGAGATCCGGGCTTTTTTCAGCCTGGCCAGAAGAGGGCCGATGACCAGAAAGGAAGCTCTCATCCTGCTGACCAGATCATGCGGAACCCTGTCGTCCAGCAGTTCGGGAAAATAAATGTTGATCCGATTCTGTTTTTTCCGATGGCGGATTTCCGCACCCAGTGTTTCCAGTATCCTGCCCATGATCTCCACATCAATCAGGTCGGGCACATCTTCGATAATCACCGGTTCCGATGTAAGCAATGTGGCAGTCATGATAGGCAGGGAAGCATTCTTTGCTCCATTTATTCTGACCGTACCATGCAGGGGTTTTCCTCCTTCGATCTCAATCATATCCACAAAAAGACTCCTTTTGTCATTGATATTGGACCTTTTATTATATTAGTATTAAGGGTGGCGGAAGAAGGTGAATAATAAATCGGTTTTTGCTGCCCGGCGTTAACATCGGAAAATCGAAAAAGGTACACTTTCGTTCAATAAGGCGTTGACAAACAAGGAGTTCCGGCATAAATTTTTGTTCTATCTTCCTGATGGTGAGACTTGACCACCAGATTCAGGTTGATCTTTTTACCGTCAAGGTCTATTCCGGATGAAAAATAGGGTGAGCTTCCCAATACATTCAATGAATTCCGGTCACCCTTTTCCTCCATCATCGTTCCCCCCATCGACCCCATGATGCATTCCATGATCGAAACCATATCCGCCTTGCTTGAATGTCGGTAAATGGTACCGGCGAGCGTAAAAGTGCTCGTCCCGCCGGTTGTATATTTTTTCAGGCCTTGCGATACTCCGGAGACAGCTTTGCAAACAGCGTCAGTTTCCTGACCGGTGACACTGAGACCCACACGCGATTTCCGCCCGCCATCCTCGCTGTACAAAAGAAGGACCCCGGTGGCACCGGAAGGCAGGCACCCCCTGATCCTGTCCCGGCGGTACCCTCTGGCCAGATCCGGCGATGCAAAACCCGCTTCCCGAAATATGCCCAGTATTTCTTCAACGGAAGGGGAATCATGGCAGAAGGTAGCTCCGTAAAACCCTGTACAGCTGGTCTCCGCAACCCCGATTTCTTTCAGGGCTTCTTCCATCATTTTCAGCCCTTTGCTGTTCCTTTCATTCTGGCCGGCTCCGGCAATGGCAACTGCTCCGGAAACAAGGATGATGATACAGATGATAGCCATTTTTACACGCATGTTCTGGATCCTTCCAAGGTAGTATTTTTCAAATATTATTGCCATTAACGGGGTGGAATATGAATGAGGGAAGTGGTGCCGCGAACAGAAATACCACGGCAAGAATCAAAAAAACGCCGCTTTCGAAAGCGGCGTTCAAAATAAGCAGTCAGCTCTTAGCGTTCTATTGTTTCTTGATCTGCACACTATTCATGATTATACAATTATCTGTTTCTATATCTGCTGGTGTTATTGCATAAAAGCTGACCGCCCATATTTTGTTTCGATTTAAAAAAGCCAATGAGGAAATCCGTTTTTTCCGCAAAATTTGTTTTTTCTTTGTAGTAGTTATCCCTTTCACATTCTATAAATACATGTTTCGACATAGTTATTGTTTTTCCTGCTAAATAATTAAATTATTTAATTAAATATTTTTAATATGAGAAGGTTGCAGCAATTTTATCCTGACCCCGGCTTCGCGGAAGACTTCTTTGGATAGATCATCGGGGTAATCTTCCTTGATAATTACCTCTTTCACGCCCGCATTCACGAGCATCTTGGCACAGACCACACACGGATGATGGGTACAGTATATTACCCCTCCCCTGATGCTAACTCCGTACAGGGCTGCCTGGATGATGGCATTCTGTTCGGCATGCAACCCCCGGCAGAGTTCATGACGTTCTCCGGGGGGAATATCTTGTTTCAACCTCAAACATCCATGGCGTTCACAATGTTCCAATCCGCTTGGAGCACCGTTGTACCCCGTGGTCAGTATGCGTCTGCCAGAAACGATGACTGCCCCGACCTTCCTTCTTAAACAGGTAGAACGGGTGGAAACCACTTCGGCAACAGACATGAAATACTCATCCCAGGAAGGGCGCATGCTGGTTCAAACCTCTCCTTCAAAACAAAATCTGCAAGCCGCGGAAATTTTTATCGTCATGACAGAGGAAATTCCGCGCACAACTTGACAACTTTCTGGCGTGTCCTGTGCATCACGTCTTCGCTGCCGGGGTTGCGTAAAGATTCGTTGATAACGGCGGCGATGATCTTCATCTCATCCGTTCCCATGCCCCTGGTCGTGATTGCCGGGGTTCCCAATCTTATCCCGCTGGTTACCTGGTGGGGTTGGGGATCGTAAGGAATGGCATTCTTGTTGGCGGTGATACCCACATCCTCCAGGATCATCTCCGCCACGGAGCCGGTGATACCAATGTTTCTCAAATCAACCAGTACCAGATGGTTGTCCGTTCCCCCGGTAACCAGATCGAAGCCATGGTCGATCAGCTCCGTGGCCAACACCTGTGCGTTTTGGAGAACTTGCTGCTGGTAGACAGTGAATTCAGGAGCCATGGCCTCCTTGAAGGCCACGGCCTTGGCCGCTATGATATGCATCAGGGGGCCACCCTGTATGCCGGGAAACACCGCCTGGTCGATCATCGCGGCAAATTTGCGGCGGCAGAGAATGAACCCTCCCCGCGGCCCCCTCATCGTCTTGTGGGTGGTCGATGTTACAACATCGGCATACTCAACCGGAGAAGGATGCAAGCCAGCTATCACCAGCCCGGCAATATGGGCAATGTCAGCCAACAGGTATGCACCGCATTCATCTGCAATCTCACGAAATGTTTTGAAATCTATGATCCGGGGATAGGCGCTTGCCCCGCAGATGATAAGCCGGGGACGTTTTTCAAGCGCGATGCGGCGTACCTTTTCCATGTCCAGATAGCCGCTTTCTCGATCAACGCCATAGCTGCTCACCGTGAAATATTTTCCGGAGATATTCGAGGAACTGCCGTGGGTGAGGTGCCCCCCATCCGAAAGGCCCATGCTCAGAACACGATCCCCGGGGGCAAGGAGAGCAAAGAAGGCAGCCAGGTTCGCCGGTGCTCCCGCATGGGGCTGCACATTGGCATGTTCCGCCTTGAACAGTTCCATGGCCCTCCGCCGGGCCAACTCCTCCACTTCGTCCACGTAAGCACATCCGCCATAGTAACGTGCACCGGGGTAACCTTCCGCATATTTGTTGGTAAGAATGGAGCCCTGCGCCTCCAGAACCGCCTTGCTGACGAAATTTTCCGAAGCAATCATCTCGATTTTTTCTTCCTGGCGGCGCTGTTCCCTGGCAATGGCCTCTGCAATTTGCGGATCAAGACGGCCAAGATCCGCCTCATCGAATAGTTGATGGCATTCCTTGGGCATGTATCTACTCCCCTTCCGTAAGCTCGGACTCATATTTTCTTTGTTCATTCATGGCCCTGTTCCTCGTAAATATTTATCTTTTTGACTCTTTCCAGATGACGCCCCCCGGCAAAGGAAGTATTGATGAATGCATCGACAATATCCTGAGCCAGCCCTTTGCCGATCACTCGCGCACCCATGGTCAGGACATTGGCATCGTTGTGTTCCCTTGCCGCATGGGCGGTAAAGGTATCGCCACAGAGAGCGGCACGGATACCCCGCATCTTGTTTGCGGTTATTGAAACCCCCACACCTGTCCCGCAGACAATGATGCCGAAATCAAATTTGCCGTCCTGTACGCTCTTCCCCACAGTATAGGCGATGTCCGGATAGTCTATGGGGGATTCATCAAAGGTGCCAAAATCATAGACATGGATATTTTTCCCCTGCAGATATTCCTTGACAGTTTCTTTCAACCGGAACCCGGCATGGTCGCAACCCAGAGCAATCTTCATCAAAATCCCTCCAAGATCAGTTATGGGGTTTCAAAATAGTTTTCCATTATCGCCAATAACTTCAAAACGGAGGCCCGGATTTCCTGCAAAGAATATTCGTAAACACCCAGATCTCCTCCGTACGGGTCCTCGATATCGCCATCGTCGGCAATCTTTACAAACTCTTTCAATGTTTTTATTTTACTGGCATCCTTTTCCGAGGCCATGTAAAGTGCCTGCGCTTTGTGTGCGCGGGTCATGGTCAGGATCAGGTCGGCTTCGGCGATCATTTCCGGGGTAAGTTGCCGGGCACGATGGGAAGAAACATCAATCCCTTCTTCACCCAGCAGGAACAACACCTTGTCCGTGGCACGGGAACCTGTACAGGCATGCAATCCGGCCGAACTGACATCCAGATCAAGAGAATGAGTCCCCTTGTCGGACCAGAGGTGCCTGAGAAGGGCCTCGGCCATTA from the Bacillota bacterium genome contains:
- the murA gene encoding UDP-N-acetylglucosamine 1-carboxyvinyltransferase, encoding MDMIEIEGGKPLHGTVRINGAKNASLPIMTATLLTSEPVIIEDVPDLIDVEIMGRILETLGAEIRHRKKQNRINIYFPELLDDRVPHDLVSRMRASFLVIGPLLARLKKARISLPGGCAIGVRPIDLHWKGLAALGAEFIVGNGYVEAVTDGLRGAHVYLDYPSVGATENIMMAATLARGVTVIENASLEPEIVDLANFLSSMGAIISGAGTPTVKIEGVESLGGTRHHVIPDRIEAGTFMIAVAATGGKITLQNVVFDHLKPLVAKLAEAGVTIEQTATGDIVVESENRLRSVDVKTLPYPGFPTDLQPQFSVLLAIARGVGMVTETVFENRFRHVEELTRMGAEIKVEGRNLIIQGHECIYGASLKATDLRAAAALAIAGLAARGRTEISGTMHLDRGYYNFDQKLRMLGAHARRLEKGSEKTRAL
- a CDS encoding cytidine deaminase, encoding MRPSWDEYFMSVAEVVSTRSTCLRRKVGAVIVSGRRILTTGYNGAPSGLEHCERHGCLRLKQDIPPGERHELCRGLHAEQNAIIQAALYGVSIRGGVIYCTHHPCVVCAKMLVNAGVKEVIIKEDYPDDLSKEVFREAGVRIKLLQPSHIKNI
- a CDS encoding serine hydroxymethyltransferase produces the protein MPKECHQLFDEADLGRLDPQIAEAIAREQRRQEEKIEMIASENFVSKAVLEAQGSILTNKYAEGYPGARYYGGCAYVDEVEELARRRAMELFKAEHANVQPHAGAPANLAAFFALLAPGDRVLSMGLSDGGHLTHGSSSNISGKYFTVSSYGVDRESGYLDMEKVRRIALEKRPRLIICGASAYPRIIDFKTFREIADECGAYLLADIAHIAGLVIAGLHPSPVEYADVVTSTTHKTMRGPRGGFILCRRKFAAMIDQAVFPGIQGGPLMHIIAAKAVAFKEAMAPEFTVYQQQVLQNAQVLATELIDHGFDLVTGGTDNHLVLVDLRNIGITGSVAEMILEDVGITANKNAIPYDPQPHQVTSGIRLGTPAITTRGMGTDEMKIIAAVINESLRNPGSEDVMHRTRQKVVKLCAEFPLS
- the rpiB gene encoding ribose 5-phosphate isomerase B, producing MKIALGCDHAGFRLKETVKEYLQGKNIHVYDFGTFDESPIDYPDIAYTVGKSVQDGKFDFGIIVCGTGVGVSITANKMRGIRAALCGDTFTAHAAREHNDANVLTMGARVIGKGLAQDIVDAFINTSFAGGRHLERVKKINIYEEQGHE
- a CDS encoding low molecular weight protein arginine phosphatase; the protein is MKRKKTKESKLVVFVCTGNICRSIMAEALLRHLWSDKGTHSLDLDVSSAGLHACTGSRATDKVLFLLGEEGIDVSSHRARQLTPEMIAEADLILTMTRAHKAQALYMASEKDASKIKTLKEFVKIADDGDIEDPYGGDLGVYEYSLQEIRASVLKLLAIMENYFETP